A stretch of Anaerohalosphaeraceae bacterium DNA encodes these proteins:
- a CDS encoding DUF5309 family protein: MPFTGKATYSAGPALPELAEDVSDLVGIISPYETPLLDALGDPARSAASTRHEWLEDALLPNKDSISDSSLLDPLNETQFDVSDGGRFRAGDQIQIEGKQELMLVTQVSGNTLTVIRGYAGTTRSALANGQTVNILGNAALEGDERPQARFTCRQRQSNWTQIFTQSVEVSGTDLAASPIGLADEMDYQKQMRLRELLRDLENTVINGGQPASTPQGSPTVRRTLRGIIQHLQTHVYSVGAQGFPSGNDLDEPKISYVLRKIWEASSSTVDLIVVNGFQKRRINGFLTGLRSFGPADTAYRDQVSFYESDFGLCRIVTTRWMPQDAVLLLDSSRISVLPLAGRSFHYKPLASRGDYECGQLIGEYTLELKNEAAHGLIRGLTCQ, encoded by the coding sequence ATGCCGTTTACCGGAAAAGCAACCTACAGCGCCGGCCCTGCTCTGCCCGAACTGGCGGAGGACGTATCGGATTTGGTCGGCATCATTTCCCCCTATGAAACGCCGCTGCTGGACGCCCTCGGCGACCCGGCCCGCAGCGCCGCCAGCACCCGCCACGAGTGGCTTGAGGATGCGCTGCTGCCCAACAAGGATTCCATCAGCGATTCGTCGCTGCTGGACCCGCTGAATGAAACGCAGTTTGATGTGAGCGACGGCGGGCGGTTTCGAGCGGGCGATCAAATTCAGATTGAAGGCAAACAGGAACTGATGCTCGTTACGCAGGTGTCCGGCAATACGCTCACTGTTATCCGCGGATATGCCGGCACGACGCGCTCGGCCCTGGCAAACGGGCAGACGGTGAATATTCTCGGCAACGCCGCCCTCGAAGGGGACGAACGCCCTCAGGCCCGTTTTACCTGCCGGCAGCGGCAAAGCAACTGGACGCAGATTTTCACCCAGTCCGTAGAGGTCAGCGGAACGGACCTGGCCGCCAGTCCCATCGGGCTGGCCGATGAGATGGATTATCAAAAACAGATGCGGCTTCGCGAACTGCTCCGCGACCTCGAAAACACCGTCATCAACGGCGGACAGCCCGCCTCGACGCCGCAAGGCAGCCCAACCGTCCGCCGGACCCTGCGCGGCATCATCCAGCACCTGCAGACCCACGTTTATTCCGTCGGTGCACAGGGCTTTCCGTCAGGCAACGACCTGGATGAACCGAAAATCAGTTATGTCCTGCGCAAAATCTGGGAAGCCAGTTCCTCAACCGTCGATTTGATTGTCGTCAACGGCTTTCAGAAGCGCAGAATCAACGGTTTTCTGACGGGGCTGCGTTCCTTCGGGCCGGCGGATACCGCCTACCGCGATCAGGTAAGTTTCTACGAAAGCGATTTCGGTCTGTGCCGAATTGTGACGACCCGGTGGATGCCGCAGGATGCCGTCCTGCTGCTGGACTCCAGCCGCATCAGTGTTCTGCCCCTGGCCGGACGAAGCTTCCATTACAAACCGCTGGCCAGCCGCGGCGATTATGAATGCGGCCAGCTCATCGGCGAGTACACCCTCGAACTGAAGAACGAGGCCGCCCACGGGCTGATTCGCGGGCTGACTTGTCAGTAA
- a CDS encoding GDYXXLXY domain-containing protein yields the protein MLWGTLLVSGFFWPMSVQNTFEHRFPEYTYATAASLLGLVFFCWGLAGWKSPRGRFVSVPCWTVGLFWCFLAVFLASFIDYAKYMVTEAVGKKDLPAQYPLLITAGVLAAGAVGLAVYSGPVLKKGPDDIWSLESLSQTLPTNLSPEQIAVKGTVIGHQIEYGIENFYIPEKDRNELERALRTSRKRALAQIRVDKYGNDALIRLIVQGKRYEY from the coding sequence GTGCTGTGGGGCACGCTTCTGGTGAGCGGTTTTTTCTGGCCGATGTCAGTCCAAAACACTTTCGAACACCGCTTTCCCGAATACACATATGCCACGGCGGCCTCGCTGCTTGGACTGGTGTTTTTCTGCTGGGGTCTGGCGGGATGGAAAAGCCCCCGCGGACGGTTTGTGTCTGTGCCCTGCTGGACCGTTGGGCTTTTCTGGTGTTTTCTGGCGGTCTTTCTGGCTTCGTTTATCGATTACGCCAAGTACATGGTGACGGAAGCTGTCGGAAAAAAGGATTTGCCTGCTCAATATCCCCTGCTGATTACAGCCGGAGTGCTGGCTGCCGGGGCTGTCGGACTTGCAGTGTATTCCGGGCCTGTTCTGAAAAAAGGCCCGGATGACATCTGGTCGCTCGAATCGCTGTCGCAAACCCTTCCGACCAACCTTTCTCCGGAGCAAATTGCCGTCAAAGGCACTGTCATCGGGCACCAAATCGAGTACGGCATTGAGAACTTTTACATTCCGGAGAAGGACCGAAATGAGCTGGAAAGGGCCCTGCGGACCAGTCGCAAACGTGCGCTGGCTCAGATTCGCGTGGACAAGTACGGAAACGACGCCCTGATTCGGCTGATTGTGCAAGGGAAACGGTACGAATATTGA
- a CDS encoding phage portal protein, which translates to MAFDLTIFQDSALKEPFLDWLIQSHWPTWFARFHRLWEYYQNRLIGPVSFEDADGRCAESARPYIQAQEMGLPPRITGRLYDSPDGINAGKVVRDIRRKEVVVENDIAWRISAMVDFLFGKGVFFVSRAPNASRRRAIQTLLEAVFEANGGPAFFQDLAVLGAVYGFVDCIIRPGARLNAHLQAATPGRSVQTPDASVSLPRIRTFASEIALDLVEAPRALPVLEEDDCRTIRYYIQHFLQERNEPEQPPALLERFFRRRSVPAGRRKTAVTEIIGPRCFQRYEDFQCVAEGLNPLGYIPVVHIQNLSQPYAYEGISDVEQLIGLQDELNTRLSDRANRLTMQAFRMYLAKGIEGVGEKPVSPGRMWCTDNENASIQEFGGDDNCPSENLHILDIRDAMDKISGVTPVVAGVLKNKIGHLTSGVALKMTFMGMLTRNSRKQYTYGQGLRRMAEIILDIFNRAGVFPTSPEERQLDIRFPNPLPEEPAEQLKEAQLKKDLGVPAADILKELGYEPADFEPTAE; encoded by the coding sequence ATGGCGTTCGACTTGACGATTTTTCAGGATTCCGCACTGAAGGAGCCCTTTCTTGACTGGCTTATTCAATCCCATTGGCCGACCTGGTTTGCCCGCTTTCATCGCCTCTGGGAGTATTATCAGAACCGCTTGATCGGTCCGGTTTCGTTTGAAGATGCCGACGGCCGCTGTGCGGAATCCGCCCGTCCCTATATCCAGGCACAGGAAATGGGCCTGCCTCCGCGGATTACCGGACGGCTGTATGATTCTCCTGACGGCATCAATGCGGGCAAGGTCGTTCGCGATATCCGCCGCAAGGAAGTCGTAGTCGAAAACGACATCGCCTGGCGCATCAGTGCGATGGTGGATTTTCTCTTCGGCAAAGGCGTTTTTTTCGTCAGCAGGGCCCCCAATGCTTCTCGCCGCAGAGCCATTCAGACGCTTCTTGAAGCTGTGTTCGAGGCCAACGGGGGCCCTGCATTCTTCCAGGACCTGGCGGTGCTCGGGGCTGTCTATGGGTTTGTCGACTGCATCATTCGTCCCGGCGCTCGGCTGAATGCACATCTTCAGGCCGCCACCCCCGGCCGTTCCGTTCAGACTCCCGATGCATCCGTATCCCTTCCGCGCATCCGCACCTTCGCTTCCGAGATTGCTCTGGACCTGGTCGAAGCCCCCCGAGCCCTGCCGGTCCTGGAAGAAGACGACTGCCGAACCATTCGTTATTACATTCAGCATTTTCTTCAGGAGCGAAACGAACCGGAGCAGCCGCCGGCGCTTCTGGAGCGGTTTTTCCGAAGGCGTTCTGTTCCTGCCGGCCGCCGCAAAACCGCCGTCACGGAAATCATTGGCCCTCGCTGCTTCCAGCGCTATGAAGATTTTCAGTGCGTTGCCGAAGGCCTTAATCCGCTCGGCTATATCCCCGTCGTGCACATTCAGAATCTTTCGCAGCCCTATGCCTACGAGGGCATCAGCGATGTCGAGCAGCTCATCGGCCTGCAGGATGAACTGAACACACGTCTGTCCGACCGGGCCAATCGGCTCACGATGCAGGCCTTTCGAATGTATCTGGCCAAGGGCATCGAGGGGGTCGGTGAAAAGCCCGTTTCGCCCGGAAGGATGTGGTGTACGGACAACGAGAACGCCTCCATTCAGGAATTCGGCGGCGACGACAACTGCCCCAGCGAAAACCTGCACATCCTCGACATCCGCGATGCAATGGACAAAATCAGCGGTGTCACCCCCGTTGTGGCCGGTGTGCTCAAGAACAAAATCGGCCATCTGACCTCCGGCGTAGCCCTGAAGATGACCTTTATGGGGATGCTCACCCGCAACAGCCGCAAGCAGTACACCTATGGGCAGGGGCTTCGGCGGATGGCCGAAATCATTCTGGATATCTTCAACCGTGCCGGCGTCTTTCCGACCTCGCCCGAAGAGCGGCAGCTGGACATCCGCTTTCCCAATCCGCTGCCCGAAGAGCCCGCCGAACAGCTCAAAGAAGCCCAGCTCAAAAAAGACCTCGGGGTCCCCGCCGCCGACATCCTCAAGGAATTGGGATACGAACCGGCAGACTTCGAGCCGACGGCGGAATAA
- a CDS encoding DUF2157 domain-containing protein — protein sequence MRVKLPSVWFRKRLKSELSVLEAEGLLSAEQAAAICQRYQLTSLASEGTRALLTTIYFIGATLVGIGIISFVAAHWTYLSRELKLTLILGAMLAAHISGFLFWKVSGRRPNLGHTLVLLGTLMFGANIGLVAQIFHVQSNFYNGFAVWTLGAVAAAWAVRSVPNAVLGLITAAVFGFGNLGITMLPLCSPGWLRRFWFFLFRWFIICGRNGCCGARFW from the coding sequence ATGAGGGTCAAACTTCCGTCGGTCTGGTTTCGTAAACGGCTGAAAAGCGAACTGTCCGTACTGGAGGCGGAGGGGCTGTTGTCCGCTGAACAGGCGGCGGCTATCTGTCAGCGGTATCAACTGACTTCGCTGGCATCCGAAGGCACCCGGGCCCTGCTTACCACGATTTACTTTATCGGGGCAACGCTGGTCGGCATCGGCATCATCAGTTTTGTGGCGGCTCACTGGACCTATCTGAGCCGTGAACTGAAACTGACGCTGATTTTAGGGGCGATGCTGGCCGCTCACATCAGCGGTTTTCTGTTCTGGAAGGTCAGCGGGCGCCGGCCCAATCTGGGCCACACCCTCGTGCTGCTGGGGACGCTGATGTTCGGGGCCAACATCGGCCTTGTTGCCCAAATTTTTCACGTGCAGAGCAACTTTTACAACGGCTTTGCGGTCTGGACGCTCGGCGCCGTCGCTGCTGCCTGGGCGGTCCGGAGCGTACCCAATGCTGTGCTGGGACTGATTACAGCCGCCGTTTTTGGATTTGGGAATCTGGGTATCACAATGCTTCCCCTCTGTTCACCTGGCTGGCTCCGGCGGTTCTGGTTCTTTTTGTTCCGCTGGTTTATTATCTGCGGTCGCAATGGGTGCTGTGGGGCACGCTTCTGGTGA